The genomic segment aaagtgaaagaaaagagaaaatgtaaAGCCAGCATGGTGATTATTAACTGCAaatacaacttttctttttctttgccaGGCAAAACCATTTAAGTAAGAGCTCTTTCTATCTTATTTGTCTATGTTGTTGCAGACAGTCGTGCACACTAGGAATGATTGGGTGCAGAGTTGCTTGGGGGCTAACCATGGGACCTGAGAAGCAAAAGTGACATGTCCCAGCGTCAAAATTCGCAGCAGCACAAAATCCAACATTCTTTTGGCAAGAATTTCGAGAGTCAACATGTTTATCCAATTCCATTGGTTCCCTTGTTCCCTTCTCTTATTCCCCTCGACATATCTATCCAAAGTGATGAAAGAGCTGCTTCTGCTTAAATTGCGAAGGTGAAAGGCCCATACTATTGTTtctttacaataacaagaaaagtaatAGGCCCATAAACGAACATATCTGGATCtgcaatttcttgaaaagccCAAAATTCAGGCCCAAAAATGGCCACAGCTCTCTGGTTGTTGATATTTAGATTAGACCAATGCCTATCCAAATGCCTTCAGCAAAACATTCAGTCCCCGACTTCACTTCACTCCACtcgaaaacaaaacaagagaAAGGGGAAACAAAGAGCAGATCCTACGAATAAAGCAATGAATCCTCTCTGCAATTCCTTAAAATCCCTTCACCTAGACCCAGCCCCTCTCCTCAGCAAACCAGGCCTCCACTTTTCCCACTCTCTCTCACCCGCTTTCCCCACACCCTTCAATACCAAATCCCCCTCGCGCCAATGCCACCTCACCATCAAGTTCATCGCCTCCAACGCCAACGCCGTGGAAATCGACATGGTGAGAAACAAGCAAGGCGTTTATGCTCCCAAGCAGAAAAAAGTTGTTATCTTGTGGGACCTCGACAACAAGCCACCGCGCGGACCGCCGTACGAAGCCGCGGTGGCCTTAAAAAAGGTGGCTGAAAAATTCGGAGAAATCGTTGACATGTCAGCATACGCTAACCGTCACGCGTTTATCCATTTGCCTCAGTGGGTCCTACAAGAACGCCGCGAGAGGAAAAACCTCGACATCCTCGAACGCAAAGGAATCGTGACTCTATCCGATCCTTACATCTGTGGAGTTTGCGGTCGGAAATGCAAGACAAATCTGGATTTGAGAAAACATTTCAAGCAGTTACATGAAAGGGAACGACAAAAGAAGTTAAACAGAATGAAATCGCTGAAAGGTAAGAAACGACAGCGGTTTAAGGAAAGGTATATAAGTGGGAATCACAAGTACAATGAAGCGGCAAGGAGTTTGGTAACGCCGAAGGTTGGGTATGGGTTGGCGAGTGAGTTAAGGAGAGCTGGGGTTTGTGTTAAGACAGTAGAGGATAAGCCACAAGCGGCGGATTGGGCATTGAAAAGACAAATGCAGCATTCTATGAGTAGAGGGATTGATTGGTTGTTTTTGGTTTCGGATGATAAGGATTTTACGGAGATGTTGAGGAGGGCAAGGGAGGAGAATTTGGGGACTGTGGTTGTAGGGGATCGGGACAGGGGTTTGGGGAGACATGCTGATTTGTGGGTGTCTTGGATAGGGGTGGAAAATGGGGAGGTTACGGAGAAGGATTTGGTGCCTAAGCGGTGGAGGAGGGAGGATGATGGGTCGTTTTCGGTTTCAGAATTTGATAGTCGGAGTTTGGGGGAATTGGATGGGGTGGTAAATGAGCTTGTGGTGGGGAGGAATGAGTTTGGTGGTTTGAGGATTTCGGTGTTTTCTGAAGGGGAGGAGGGTGATGAGGATGAGTGGGAGATTGAGAAAGCTGATGATGAAGATTATTTGTTGGAAGATAGTGAGGATGAGGTGATTTTTGAGGAAGATGGGTATTTTCTATGAGGAAAGTGTGGTTCGTTATGGAGGTCAGTAATTGTAACTTATGAATTATTAGGGAGGATGGGGAAAGATTAGAATTTATATGAACAGTGAGCTTTGCTGCTTGTTTAATAAGAGTTGAGAATCCTAATGGTGGTATTTGCCCAGTGTGGTTCTTCATTGTCATCAGATTTGCAAGTGGTATATATCTACCTCAAATTGTCactgtatttttattttttcttttgatagtGTAGAGTTTACTAGGGATACCTTGAAATTTGACATGGTATATACTTATTAACAAGAGCAAAACTGCAGTGTAACAATGCATGTAGATTTATTCTCTATTTCAAAACCAATCTAGTATGTGCCTCATCTATGTTGGTACATGAGCTGCTTATTGTGTGTTGGAATATCTTGAACTTGATCAGCAGACAGTGGTCGAACATGGTtgctttcttattttcattttaattgtttagatttGTATATGGAAAACTTCTAATTGTCCAGTGATCTCCTACCTTCGAAGCATATTTTTGTTGTTACTTTACATTAGTGCTTGTCTAGGTTAATCAGGTCAAATTTCTTTGCCTTGCTATGTTGAAGAACTATTCTTGTGGGTGTTTACCTGGATGCAGTTGCATAAGTGCCGGTTTTATATCTGGCCTTTTTTGGCCAATTAAAATGCTTGTTTGGTAATATTAAAGTTAatatagaaatttaaaaatcctTTAAGTTATAGCCTGGAGTTTGTTTGGATATGAAAAgatgaataatgaaaatatttaataaaaggtGTAATGAATTAAAAGTAGAGGTTGTGAGAATATGAGAATGTTGATTATTGATTGATTTgtcttttatttgttctttgaGTGGCATGATTGCTTGTCAATATTGGCATGTTCAAAGAGGAGTTTCCGTCGACTATAATTCTGGTAATGTGCATTAAGATGCGATATCAGACATAAGACAGGAAGGGGTAGTGGAGTGTAACATAAATAGAATGGTTTTGTGGTTAATTTCTCCTGAAATTCATTTTACGAGTAGCAGCAAATGAGAGAAGGTGAAGGAAATTAATGGGATGAAAAGTTCTGTACTGTTTCATTGTAGAGATTGCAGAGCAAAGGAATCGAGAATAATTGTTAGTTAGAACTAGTTAATTGTTTCGGAATTGTGCTTTGATCATTATAACCTGCCTCATCTCAATTCAACATCATGGAGTTTCAGAAAGATCTGGTGGCCTTTAAAAGCCATTGTCTGTATTGATCCTGGATAAGTAGATTGCTCTTAAATCCTTTTGATGCAGTAATTGCAGGAGTTCATGCCCCCTGACCGGCAAAGGTCCTTTCAGGCTTTGTGGATCATTACCTATCAGCCTTCTGATTGATGGTATCAAGGTCAGGTCCAATGATTCAGTGAAGTTCCCCCAATCATAGGTGATGTAGGACAAGGATAGGGGGGGTGTGGCCGCAAATTGACAAGAACTTGGTAGGTATTTTGTCCAAGCAGGAAAATTAGGTCTAGACTCTATTCTTGGATTTTTGAGACAAATTGgggccttgaatgagatttgcaTGTGGTTAAGGTTGGTTGAAACAACTAGGGGATTGGAAAGCTTTTTAGGTGTTGCCCCAGGCCTGTGCAATGTACTTGCTATTAAGTGTTAGGATTGAGAAATTTCATAGTTGCTTTGCTGCgtgtttgatttgaagtttgGTTGATGGAGGGTAATTTAGAGTTAATTTGTTAACTGAAAGTCTGAAACAGAACAGACTTGaagcaagaaaagaaataggCCTCACACTTGGCCCCAAGGCTTAATTCTCTTGatactcaaaataaaacagaaaatgaaataaaccTTGCATAATTTGGGACGTTTACTTTATACTCCAACTTAAGTAAGGTCCTAAACAACTCCAGCCACAATTCCTGATATTCTTGATATTTTAATCTATGATTTGATGGCTTTGTTGTCGGCATAATAAGGATTAACTGCTCCATATCAATCAGCTTTGAAGGACTAGCTTGCTTAATAGTTGGTCTACTGCCCAATCATGTTGCATAATATCATAGCCTAGTGGGACATTGTCATGGAATCTTCCCTTTACTCAGACGCTATAGGATAAGGCCTCAGATTTGCACTGATCAACTACCAATAGCGTCGTCGTGCACTCAAGATTTGTCTTGGTGCATGATTCGTCGGGCAGTCCTGCTGAATCTGATCTCTGTTTCTGTTTCAAGATTAAGGATGACCTGTCTGAatgcatttcttttcttttgagcCCATGGTGGAACCGTGGAAGTCAAGTCTTTAAGTGACTAACGATGTGTGCAGCAAACAGATTCGCCCCAAAGGCTGTCTTTGTGTAGGACCAACAGTGCTCATTATATCAGAACCAAAAAGTAGGAGGTCTTAAAGTGGTTTTTAAtagtagaattttaaggaTAAGGTTGGTATCTAAACCCAAAAGATTAAGTTTAGTGGTTATCCTAGATAAAGGAATAAAGATCATCTGTCTTGTTGAATATATTATCAGTGTTAtatgtttgtttttttaatttctaagtGACAGGTTGTTTGTCTGGTATGGGATGAGCAGGTGACAGAGCCTTTTATTCACAAGCGTGTCGCCTCTGCCCTTTCATTCATGGCTTACAGGGAGTGAAgattgaaagagaaagagaaacagGACGAGCAACAGATTTGAAGTGAAATTTGCTTTTGAAATTGCATGTTTACATCTGTTTAATAGTACCAAAGTCACTCATTCACATTTTCTGCACTCCACTATTTACTCTTTTGGACAAACAGAACATGAATGGCTGGCAGGAAAAGTTTTTTAGAGTTAATTACCGTAAAAAGGGCTGTTGAAACCAAAGGAGGAAGGAAAGCAAACAGAGGGTAAAGTTGTTGATACACAAACTACAAATCACTTTGTGGTTTATAAGATAATGATGCACAAATTGGTGAGTGAAAGATCAACTGTTTGATCAGGATGACAAAGCTATTCCCCAATAGTAGAAGTTGTGTGGTCAATTCATTCATGGTGGTGAGCCTGATTTACTAACATAATCACCagttttaaaagtttaagGCTTCATTCGTGACATGGAATctatatatagatatgtttTTACATATATTTCAAAAGCTTATTTTGTAACTGCTCTTAatctatttaattatttgttttgagATATCTTTTTATACCATCAACATGTGAATATCTTATAGTACCAATGAACAGGACGGGGGAAAGAAAGTCAGAATTAATGTTTAACTTTATCTATCTATTATTTAGGATTTAATGTATGTACCTGCAATCCTTTATTAGTTATGCTGGTAGCCAGTAGACACAGTGCATTGCAGTTGACCAAATGTACTACCTAATGAACTTTTAACTTTAATATTATTGTTGGGTTGCATGTACACTTacaaaaaaaaccaaaacaagcCCTAgctagaaaaattaaaataaataaagttgaataaagagagagaaataattAATGTTTATTAAATGTAGCTTTTGCTTGAGAGTAGGAAAATATGGAGTAATTTGTTAATGTAAACGatcaaagagagaaagaagatacatatagaaatgaaaaatgaagttggaaatttgataaaaaaatccaACTCATTGgaatttttatatgaaaattcatGTTGGAATAAGATCAACTTAGGCACGAGagcttaataatttatatatataaatatagtaataaagaaatattaaaatgtaGCGAATGaagaattaagaataaaatggATGAGACATGGGAAAGGGTCTTGGCAATGGCATATTGCAACATGAGAACATGAGCCTAATTAAATatcacaattaattaattggtgCCGACCAAATAGcaagatatatatattccaAGTTGGGCAATTGAGGAATGAACGATCCCCTCACGTCGCACATGTCTCATCTGAAACCAATGCATCCTTGCCTTTGCCTTTGCCTCATAAtccaaattttccaaaaagaTTCCGAGCTGTCACTGCCAACATATACACACTCCTCATTGCCTAGTGCTTTAGTCTTTAacagtctctctctctctctctctctctcgccaCTTCTTTACTGCTTCCTATTGacttacatatatatacatgatagATTAAATGTATCTTTGAATTTTAGTGTAGCTCTTAtaaatttgttgatagttACAGCATGAGATAATTAAGACTTGCATCTCCTCCAATtagattaattaataattaattttcccCTTGTTTCTCATGAcattttcttcatcttgttTAGTTTAATGGTTCAAGACTTTGTATATCAACTACAAAATGTATATATTGATGAATTCCTATTCATATTGCTCACTCTTCCAATTGCAATTGCAATTGCATCCAAAGAAAGGTGCTTAGATAGTTTACCGACTAAATTTCGGTGACATgagaaaatttgattaaaatatattatattatattatattatttaaagaaagaaagcagcAGCACTCTTTGATTATGTAAGATTCAACGGTGAAAAGAGTCGTAGAAGCCAAGTGGAAGAAGGTAACGTACGTACGGTGCCTACCCTCCCGCCCCTTAATTTGCCCTTGGcagaaaattttgagttttggaGCCCTCAAGGGCGCGCCGAAGTAGCTCATCATTCCCGATTCCACTCTTTGTTTTCTACACGACAGTTATTGTTTTCTAATTCAAAATTGGCACCCGGAAGCCTTGAacaagtttatatatatatcaacctCTAGCCAGCCTATGTGTTGGTCAATAATCAAATCAGGGGATGGCCTTCCAATAGTAAATATCAAAGAACCAATCAAGAGATGCCACTTCTCGATGATCATGGGTTAAGCACTCAGAAGTAATGTGTCTTAAAAAGTCTAAAATTAATCAGATGATTGAGATTGACACCAACAAAAGTCAGTTCAATGAGTTTGAACCATACAGGGGATTTGTACATGTACATATAGTTATATTATAGTTTGTagttattaataataaaataaaagtattaagACCAATTTGCTATTTCCACTACAAGGGAGCTTCATTGCGTGGACGGAAAGTCACTCTCAATCCCCATCCACCCATCCACCACCGACTTCTCCTCTTCTCTCTGTAACCTTTACCCCCATAGCTTAAATTGtcatctctctctttctttctccttctcaGCTTAATTGGATCCACTTGCCTATACACCTCCCCATTAGTATCCAAATAACAAACAAAGTTAAATCCAGTTATTTCAGTTAGACAAAAAGcagctttctttctttcttttcttttcttttcttctttcctttttttctatAAATAATTAGATCAACCACCTTAATATATACAAACATGAAGAGCTAGTCGTAAATTATTTAAGGGTGCTCAAGATATACTTAATTATTTgaggtatatatataatgaatttGATTTGTAAGTGATTGTATAAAGAATTATGTACACATACAACGGTTTCATGATTCAAAGaatgagaaaacaaaaaaccttggctaaatttttgtaaaCATAGATTTACGTTTCATTAGTTTGAGAAACATCGATCTCTCTATCTCAAATGAATTAGCGTGTCATATATTATGTATTCTTATCTATATTTATAGGCATATTTTAATGTATCTGAATGTTCTCAAAGGAATTAGTACAGTGCGTCATACCTCAAATCGGTGAAATGAACATGTAAGTAGAATTTGTGAATGCCCAACTTGTTAATGATGTAAAAgcatttgattaagaaataaaaatgggaATGATTGCCTTGTAGcgtatttatatatgtatgtacatAAAAAAAGAGTATACGACTACTAAAAATAAACTAGGTAGGGAGTTTGCGTGCTGGGAGCAGAACCACGTCGGCGGTCACATGCTTCCAAGCCGCTACGTGAGATTTTTGCTTTGGTTAAATTACGAAATACCCTTTTCATACTCACCAAGTGAGAGTGTGTTTTTGtgtttatatgtttattataGGCTTTAatggaaagagaaagagatgcAGCTGATGGATTATGTCGGCCAAATTTGGATTGATCTTTAAGGAAGATCAACGTGGCGGCCGTGCCCAGACGACAGACTAGCAGCCAAGTGGGATACTAATGCTTCTTGCCTCTGCATTCCTCCCCCACCCCAacccttctctttttttttctctctctcctttgctatttatatatatattggcatCCATATATATAACAGAGAATAACTTTTGAGGCAAAGGGTATTCTTTGATTAAACGTAgaatcttttcttcttcttcttcttcttctttttgttatgGCTTACAAGTTATAGTCTCTAGAAACAAGGGGAAAAAGTTCCGTAAAAGGGTTTAGCTAGTTCCTTTAGGACATAGGCTCTGAATAggatttttgcttttttattttatatcttttCTCTCATGGAAGGCGATTGTTGTTCAACTTCAAGTTCAACAAGCGGAGAGAAGCGGAAGCAAAGGAAACAGCAAAAAGAGAAACCATTCAGAGGGATAAGGATGAGGAAGTGGGGCAAGTGGGTGGCTGAAATCAGAGAACCAAACAAGCGCTCTAGAATTTGGCTCGGCTCTTACACCACCCCTATAGCTGCTGCCCGTGCCTATGACACCGCCGTCTTCTACTTGCGCGGGCCTTCCGCTAGGCTCAACTTCCCTGACCTCATACTCCAAGAAGACGAGCTTAGGGACATCTCCGCCGCTTCCATACGCAAGAAAGCCACGGAGGTGGGAGCTAAAGTCGATGCTTTACAAACGTCGCTTCATGCTGCTTCATCGTCAGAATCAAACCCTAGTCGAGGTTTCCAGAAGCCTGATTTGAACAAGTACCCGGAAAGTTCTGATGAAGATTGAACGATATAAAAGTGATGATCATAATAAATcccccaaaagaaaaaagaccCCACCAACAAAAATCAACAACTGTTCATAGCCtccactttcttttttttttcctcttcttcttatGTCTTCGGATTCTAATGGAATAGCAAGTGCCCGAAGAATAGAATCAATACAAAAAGAATGGATTGATTCTGTTTGATAAGGTTATGTTTTTACTTTGGGAATACAGATGTTTAGTTTGTGGCTTGTAACTTGTAACTTGGATAGTGATGAAACCGGGATGGCTAGCTAGATATAGTTGATCAGTTAGAAATTACTCTTTCATCTTTGCCTTTCCTTTCTCATGTTCCgcccttttccttttcttatagAGATGTATCTGTGATTGTGATGAAAACAGTTTGGCGAATTCGATGATAGAGGATAGCTAtggaaaaaaaagggaaaaacgGCGATGGCCTACAATTTTGTGTCTTGAAAACTTTTAGTTGCTAAACCAAACAAAGTAGATAAGGAGATAAGGGTGAGATACTTGGGAGAACCGAGTACGGGTGCTTGTGACTTTTGCCTGTGGACACCACACCACAAAAATTACACAGCCAAATTAGAGAGAAGCCCCacagaaagagagagagtgtgGTCCTTTGGATCAGCAGGGAGGTTGTCACCGTCATGAATGGTGGTGGCTTACGGAAGGGTTTGTTTGGTGGAAGTTGATAGGTGATGAAAGGTGGGCGGTGAGTGGgtgttttttctctttgttatttcttttgattaattaaCGTAAGCTTATGCTTTGGTTTTTTTGGGTTTGTCAAATGCGTATTGACAAGGCAAGTACTGGGACATTTGGATTTCGATTTGTATTAATAAGGACCAAACATGTAACATGTTAACGGTTGGAGGGAAACCTAtgccctttctttttcttttcttttgttttgttttgttgtttttcgCTTTTAATTAAGTGATGGACGGTTGATCTTTCTTGTGTTTATTAGTTGTGACAGTCTGCCGCTGCTGTCGTCCAATCAGATGTTGACTTTTATTAGCAATAGAAAAGGAGAAGGCATAAGAAAAGAGATAACACAGGCTACGGTGTTTATGGATCTCCAGCTAAAATATACAGAAAGCTCATCTCAACTTtacatttgaaatattgattCACCATCATTGCTGGTCATATGATAATTTAAACTCTTTACGCCCACCATAACACATggacaaaaaaacaaataattgaaATCTTTCTTAAATAAAAGTCTAAATTATTAACCTGTAAAAGGTCAGTCAGTCGAGGTCAATCCCAttgaaggaaattggagtttcAAGTTTTACCACTGCGCCAAGTTATTCAAAGACCTCTAAGCCGACCGATGGAAACTAGTTGTTGTTTGATGGCCTTCTAGGCTTCATTTCTAGCCCATCTTTTCAGATATTTCGTAACCTGTGTTGCAGGCGTTACCAttctatctttcttttcttttctcttcccgGAAAGTAGAAGGCCCACGTAATCAGATGAAGGTATACATGCCTCAATCACAAACAAAAGGCTACATAGTGGGaaacaaataaagaaacaaGCTTGGGATCTGAATATCAAACTTGTATTATAAAAATACTCTGCCTGCCAGATTATATGACCTGTGTATTTCTTAGCGTGTTCCTCTGTCTTCTAGATAACATATTTCAGAACTCGGGCGGGCGGAGCCGGGAGCCTATTCTCAAAATTGCTGCGCTATCTCTTCTAAATGGAAATCTCCTTCCTCCTCCTGAAATAATATTACTCAAGGAAAGGTAGCAGTTAACACATGAAGCCACCATAACCAGGTTGTCACATGCAGTTACCAGGCTGTCATCCTCGTACAGAACCACCTTCAAAACTACCCTCCACCCACCGCAATCCCAAACGAGTGGAGACcctttaaaaattatttaccaaGGAGCCAAAAGCAGGTCGTGCATCCCCACCAACAAAAGTGCATATCATTATAAGGACAATTCTTCATCTGTAAGATATCATGCGATACAGAAAATTCTTTGTAATCTATATGATGATTTTAGCTTCAACAGTCCCTGCAATTGATATTGCAAGACTTTCATCTCtaagttaaatattatgtaCGGGAAGGGATAAAATAAGATGTCGGTCCAATGGCATTATACAAATTAACTATAAAATTAGTACTTTTATAGAATGTGCAATGCAGATAGACAAGTAGCTTTTAATGAGACAAATTACAAGAGGAAAAATTTACATTGCTTCACCCCACATGCAGCACAAGACAGCTCTTCACTGTCAAGTTTGTCATGTATACAATTGAAAGGTACTAAACATTTTCTTTCACATGAAATTCCAGGCATTCCAGTATAATTGCCTCTTCTTCGCAATTAAATGCTGCAGCAACCTACTAGTCGCAATATGGCATGCCGGTGACAGCAACACGATGGCAATCTAGCatgatataaaaattaacactAGACGACATTCTCAAGAAAATGACAGAAACCATATGAGAACGCATATATACCACAAAGTAAATGGAACCAAACAGAGATGTCAAGATTTCCATAAGCTTCCAGTCCAATCAAAATAACAATACTATTTGTAATAGGAGATAGCAACAGGTCAAGTATGCAATAAGAACAAACCATTCAAAATGAGGTCTATGTTTTTACAAAGTAACACTTTTCCCAAGAGTAATTCAAGTTTTTCTCCCTTTACAAGAGATTTAGACAGATGTTAAAAGCAAATTCTTAAATATTCTACCTATGAGGATGAAATCTGTAATTgataaatgattaaattacacaTGTTTGACATCATGTAACACAAACCATAAGAGATGTTCAAGCAGGCAGTAAGAACAGATATAGTCAAATTGATTGAATTAATGTAAGTTGAGTTAAATCTTCGTTTGCTAGCATATATCAAGTCTCTAGACTTCAATCTTATCAGATgcttattaaaaataatcacaTCTTTCCACTACAAAGGCCAATAAATACAGATAGAGCACAttagcaaaagaaaaagaataacttTCAAAAGACTTTCttccaccccccccccccttttcTACACACACAAGCTTGGAGTCACAGAGACAGAGACATGGTACCGGTTACCTCTTGGTCAACTCAGaaatctacaaaaaaaaatagaacacAAATGACTTACACGGTTAAAAGGGAATGGGGACTATATCAGACCAATTAAAAATggcatttgattttttttgtcctGTTAGAAGAATGGAAAAATCAGACCACTGACATGAAAGCAGACTTTACTCATGGACAAACTACAGAAATGGTAGGCTTGCTATGAACATCATCGTTCTAATGTGTGAAGTCACAATCTTTCAATTcttcaaatatataaaagcaAGTGTTAATTTGGCACTTTGAAAAGATCTAATGTAGTACAGTAACAACAATCAAAGGAGGGAATTATATGGTTCTACTAGTGTTCAAAAACAGGACAGTAATTCACCAGAGCTTCTCTCGAAGTATGTGAGGTAAAGAAGGACACATAAACCTTCTGGAGTAGTAATATTTGTAGCAACCCCATCATATCTTTCAGAAGGGGAGGTGGGTGTAAGGGAGACTCCATCAAGATCAAACCACGTGTCTGAGAATCTGACAACTTAGGGAAAGAACTTCTCTTCAACTAGCTTTTCAATGTTGTCATGACCAGCAGAAAGGCTACATAGAGTCCGAAAGCAAGTCCCCATCTCGATCTACCAAGGCCGCATGCTGGGGACTGTTTTGTATTGGTAATTTTTCACAAAACCTATGTCTGTCCAAACCAAGGTGTATGCTTATGGACCACCAACCACACTATCAAATAAACCTGCAACATTTATCAGCAGTCATTATCTGTCCTAATCGTCTCCCCCTTCTAGACCTAAAACTTCAATAAACCCTCCCCTCTACACTAAGAATTACTAAACAAGTAGAGGCTGAGAAAGGACCAACACGCAAATGTTCGACACCAAAACAAATTCTTTAGTGAACAAAAGTATTTAGTTAATATTTTAGACGCATAGGATCGATCTTTCTGTTCAAGTTTGATGTTAgttgaattattattttgagttaCATTTGAATTGCTTGTTTGATGCTGCATGTTTTTATATGATAAAGTTTCACTAATCataaattaaagataattcaGCCCCTTTCTCCCACACCccctaaaaaaaagaagagagagagaggtacatgaaagttttaaaatttagcaGAATATCAGCATCAAAATGATAACCA from the Theobroma cacao cultivar B97-61/B2 chromosome 8, Criollo_cocoa_genome_V2, whole genome shotgun sequence genome contains:
- the LOC18591156 gene encoding uncharacterized protein LOC18591156 — translated: MATALWLLIFRLDQCLSKCLQQNIQSPTSLHSTRKQNKRKGKQRADPTNKAMNPLCNSLKSLHLDPAPLLSKPGLHFSHSLSPAFPTPFNTKSPSRQCHLTIKFIASNANAVEIDMVRNKQGVYAPKQKKVVILWDLDNKPPRGPPYEAAVALKKVAEKFGEIVDMSAYANRHAFIHLPQWVLQERRERKNLDILERKGIVTLSDPYICGVCGRKCKTNLDLRKHFKQLHERERQKKLNRMKSLKGKKRQRFKERYISGNHKYNEAARSLVTPKVGYGLASELRRAGVCVKTVEDKPQAADWALKRQMQHSMSRGIDWLFLVSDDKDFTEMLRRAREENLGTVVVGDRDRGLGRHADLWVSWIGVENGEVTEKDLVPKRWRREDDGSFSVSEFDSRSLGELDGVVNELVVGRNEFGGLRISVFSEGEEGDEDEWEIEKADDEDYLLEDSEDEVIFEEDGYFL
- the LOC18591157 gene encoding ethylene-responsive transcription factor RAP2-1, whose protein sequence is MEGDCCSTSSSTSGEKRKQRKQQKEKPFRGIRMRKWGKWVAEIREPNKRSRIWLGSYTTPIAAARAYDTAVFYLRGPSARLNFPDLILQEDELRDISAASIRKKATEVGAKVDALQTSLHAASSSESNPSRGFQKPDLNKYPESSDED